A window from bacterium encodes these proteins:
- a CDS encoding M20/M25/M40 family metallo-hydrolase, with the protein MLVRMIVCGTGLLILHAAGSLTAQSGNTGPHSVHQAVTQQIISAALREGQAYPMLVELTNLGPRLSGTPQAAAAVELTRQMMERHGFENVRLQPLMVPRWIRGPIEEAAIINSPSHGTVPLAVCALGSSIATPALGLVAEVIEVKSFEELRALGKKAAGKIVFFNRPMDPTRLDTFAGYGGAVDQRGSGAVEAAKVGGVAALVRSMTTANDDVPHTGNTNYEAGVTQIPAAALSTRAADFLSQLLAHERSVRVRLRLTCATLPDVPSANVMGELRGAEKPEEIIVLGGHLDSWDKGTGAHDDGAGCMQAIAAVRLLKQLGFRPKRTIRAVMFMNEENGLRGGLEYAREAVAKQIKHVAALESDRGGFAPCGFSIDADSSTAERILSWRDVFAPMKADRLGRGGSGADISPLVKTGVPGLGLIPESHRYFDYHHSDNDTIDKVNPRELELGAAALAIMAYLLSEEL; encoded by the coding sequence ATGCTCGTTCGAATGATTGTGTGCGGCACCGGCTTGCTGATTTTGCATGCCGCCGGTTCGCTGACCGCGCAAAGCGGAAACACCGGGCCGCACAGCGTGCACCAGGCCGTGACGCAACAAATCATCTCCGCCGCGTTGCGCGAAGGCCAGGCCTACCCAATGCTGGTCGAGCTGACCAATCTCGGGCCGCGCTTGAGTGGCACACCGCAGGCAGCAGCCGCGGTGGAGTTGACCCGTCAAATGATGGAACGGCACGGCTTTGAAAATGTGCGGTTGCAGCCGCTCATGGTGCCGCGCTGGATTCGCGGGCCGATCGAAGAAGCCGCGATCATCAATTCACCGAGCCACGGCACCGTGCCGCTGGCGGTATGCGCGCTGGGCAGCAGCATCGCGACGCCGGCGCTGGGTTTGGTGGCGGAAGTCATCGAGGTCAAATCATTCGAGGAGCTGCGCGCGCTGGGCAAAAAGGCGGCGGGCAAGATCGTCTTCTTCAACCGGCCGATGGATCCGACTCGCCTCGACACGTTTGCCGGTTATGGCGGCGCGGTGGATCAGCGCGGCAGCGGCGCGGTGGAAGCCGCGAAAGTCGGTGGCGTCGCGGCGCTGGTGCGCTCGATGACCACCGCGAACGACGATGTGCCGCACACCGGCAATACCAACTATGAAGCGGGCGTGACGCAAATCCCCGCGGCTGCGCTCAGCACGCGCGCGGCTGATTTTCTCAGCCAACTGCTGGCGCACGAGCGCAGCGTGCGCGTGCGGCTGCGGTTGACCTGCGCAACCCTGCCGGACGTCCCTTCTGCCAATGTGATGGGCGAGCTGCGCGGCGCCGAGAAACCGGAGGAAATCATCGTGCTGGGCGGCCATCTCGACAGTTGGGACAAGGGCACGGGCGCGCACGATGACGGCGCCGGCTGCATGCAGGCCATCGCAGCGGTGCGGCTGCTCAAACAACTCGGCTTCCGGCCGAAGCGCACCATTCGCGCGGTGATGTTCATGAATGAAGAAAACGGCCTGCGCGGCGGTTTGGAATACGCACGCGAGGCCGTTGCGAAACAGATCAAGCATGTTGCCGCCCTCGAATCGGATCGCGGCGGTTTTGCGCCCTGCGGGTTTTCGATCGATGCGGATTCCAGCACCGCGGAGCGCATCCTGTCGTGGCGCGACGTCTTTGCGCCGATGAAAGCCGATCGTCTCGGCCGCGGCGGCAGCGGCGCGGATATCTCACCGCTGGTGAAAACCGGCGTGCCCGGCCTCGGCTTGATTCCGGAATCCCATCGCTATTTCGATTATCATCATTCCGACAACGACACCATCGACAAGGTGAATCCGCGCGAGCTGGAATTGGGCGCGGCCGCACTGGCGATCATGGCTTATCTGCTGTCGGAGGAATTGTAG
- a CDS encoding GNAT family N-acetyltransferase, protein MINPKPEPQFFSDLELSRRLERAEAHASAKFVEARARLYPESGAQWIDVAGAYAMFDGVSSPITQTFGLGLFDPITPAELEKIENFFKERGAPVFHEVSPLAGLELVALLNERGYHAMEFTSVMYRAISREAAPAVPRNKSIRVRAIAENEGELWAQVTAKGWSHLPELSEYLLELAPISTQREDSVSFLAELEGAPIASAALSLSGGVALLAGACTIPAARKQGAQLALLDYRLRYAAEQGCDLAMMCAQPGSASQRNAERHGFRIAYTRIKWQLKS, encoded by the coding sequence ATGATCAACCCAAAACCAGAACCGCAATTCTTCTCCGATCTGGAATTGTCGCGGCGCCTGGAAAGAGCCGAGGCGCACGCCAGCGCGAAGTTCGTCGAAGCGCGAGCCAGGCTTTACCCCGAAAGCGGCGCGCAGTGGATCGACGTGGCGGGGGCCTACGCGATGTTCGACGGCGTTTCGTCGCCCATCACGCAGACGTTTGGCCTCGGCCTGTTCGATCCCATCACGCCTGCCGAATTGGAAAAGATTGAAAACTTCTTCAAAGAACGCGGGGCGCCGGTATTCCATGAAGTCAGCCCGCTCGCCGGCCTCGAACTGGTGGCTTTGCTGAATGAACGCGGCTATCATGCCATGGAGTTCACCAGCGTAATGTACCGCGCGATCAGCCGCGAAGCCGCTCCCGCAGTGCCGCGCAACAAAAGCATTCGCGTGCGCGCCATCGCCGAAAATGAAGGAGAATTATGGGCGCAGGTAACGGCAAAAGGCTGGAGCCACTTGCCGGAGCTTTCCGAATATTTGCTGGAACTGGCGCCGATCAGCACGCAGCGGGAAGACAGCGTTTCGTTTCTGGCGGAGTTGGAGGGCGCGCCTATCGCTTCTGCGGCCCTGAGCCTGAGCGGCGGGGTGGCGCTGCTCGCCGGCGCCTGCACGATTCCCGCGGCACGCAAGCAGGGCGCACAATTGGCCTTGCTTGACTATCGCTTGCGTTATGCCGCAGAACAGGGCTGCGACTTGGCGATGATGTGCGCGCAACCCGGCAGTGCCTCGCAACGCAACGCCGAACGGCATGGTTTCCGCATCGCTTACACGCGCATCAAATGGCAATTAAAGTCGTAG
- a CDS encoding sulfurtransferase — protein sequence MSNYANPDVLVSTAWVAQHKSDPKVVIAEVDVDTKAYDEGHVPGAIGWNWQTQLCDTVQRDIIPKSEMEKLMRDSGISNDTTVVLYGDNNNWFAAWAFWQMKIYGHPDVRIMDGGRKKWVAEGRELSKDKPAPKAASYKAGAPEQALRAFLPQVQEAMKNGVAMVDVRSLDEFTGKILSPPGLPETCQRGGHIPGAKSIPWGKACNEDGTFKSHDELKALYASQGVTPDREVITYCRIGERSSHTWFVLKYLLGFEKVKNYDGSWTEWGNLVGAPVARGE from the coding sequence ATGTCGAATTATGCCAATCCCGATGTGCTGGTTTCCACCGCTTGGGTGGCGCAGCACAAGTCTGACCCGAAAGTCGTCATCGCCGAAGTTGACGTCGATACCAAAGCGTATGACGAGGGCCACGTGCCCGGCGCCATCGGCTGGAACTGGCAGACGCAGCTCTGCGATACCGTGCAGCGCGACATCATTCCAAAAAGCGAAATGGAAAAACTGATGCGCGACAGCGGCATCTCCAACGACACCACGGTGGTGCTCTACGGCGACAACAACAACTGGTTCGCTGCCTGGGCGTTCTGGCAGATGAAAATCTACGGCCACCCGGATGTTCGCATCATGGATGGCGGCCGCAAGAAATGGGTCGCGGAAGGCCGTGAGCTGAGCAAAGACAAGCCGGCGCCCAAAGCCGCGAGCTACAAGGCCGGCGCGCCGGAGCAGGCGTTGCGCGCATTTTTGCCGCAGGTGCAAGAGGCCATGAAAAACGGCGTGGCGATGGTCGACGTGCGCTCGCTTGATGAATTCACCGGCAAGATTCTTTCCCCTCCCGGTTTGCCGGAAACCTGCCAGCGCGGTGGCCACATTCCCGGCGCGAAGAGTATTCCCTGGGGAAAAGCGTGCAACGAAGACGGCACGTTCAAGAGCCATGATGAGTTAAAGGCGCTCTACGCCAGTCAAGGCGTCACGCCGGATAGAGAAGTGATCACCTACTGCCGCATCGGCGAGCGCTCGAGCCACACGTGGTTCGTGTTGAAGTATTTGCTTGGTTTTGAGAAGGTGAAGAACTATGATGGCTCGTGGACCGAGTGGGGCAATCTCGTCGGCGCGCCGGTGGCAAGAGGGGAATAA
- a CDS encoding DinB family protein produces the protein MNKRDIQLLYDYNRWANARLLAAASSLTVEQCNRDLASSHGSVHGTLVHILSGEWIWLKRWQKESPRAMFSPADFPTLACVRAKWAEVEQEQMAFVRGVTEVSLKKVIAYENTLGETWRYPLQRMMQHLVNHSTYHRGQVMAMLRQLGAEPAATDFLVFLDVKPECQFEPLSVFGEL, from the coding sequence ATGAACAAAAGAGACATACAACTTCTATATGATTACAACCGCTGGGCGAATGCGCGCCTTCTCGCGGCCGCGTCAAGCCTCACGGTCGAGCAGTGCAACCGCGATCTCGCCAGCAGCCATGGTTCGGTGCACGGCACGCTTGTTCATATTTTGTCGGGCGAATGGATTTGGTTGAAGCGTTGGCAGAAAGAATCGCCCAGAGCCATGTTCAGTCCCGCAGATTTTCCCACGCTCGCGTGCGTGCGTGCCAAGTGGGCCGAAGTCGAGCAGGAACAAATGGCATTCGTGCGCGGCGTGACGGAAGTCTCGCTGAAGAAAGTGATTGCCTACGAAAACACGCTGGGCGAAACCTGGCGCTATCCGCTGCAGCGCATGATGCAGCATCTCGTCAATCATTCCACCTATCATCGCGGCCAGGTGATGGCTATGCTGCGGCAGCTCGGCGCCGAGCCGGCAGCAACCGACTTTCTCGTGTTTCTCGATGTGAAGCCGGAATGTCAATTTGAGCCATTGTCAGTATTCGGAGAGTTGTGA
- a CDS encoding ATP-binding protein, producing MWFRTIVIGLAAGLVLSWPSKLLAQWDNLKFERISLEQGLSQNTIYCLLQDRKGFMWFGTQDGLNKFDGYDFKVYKHDPQNPNSLSNNVVRAIHESRDGTLWIGTNGGGLNKLVLEGTNRAEETFTLFKHDPQNPNSLSDNYVLAIHEDSRDHGGVLWIGTRYGGLNKLEVKTGRVTRYQNDPGNANSLSDNYIISISEDQAGTLWIGTYGGGLNKFDREKEIWDRYQFASMSPADLGHNQIRTIYEDRAGTLWIGTGGGLDKLVLEGSSRQNGAITHYHHNPNDPASLSANAVWSICEDESGRLWIGTGIGLNQFDRVTEKFQRYHHDPDDPSSLSDNYVRAIGADRSGMLWIGTWNGGLNKLDHRRGMFAHYRTIPNDPNSLGHNNVRAIYAGRDSVLWIGTRGGGLDKFDRKKKIFTHYAEDPKGLSHNYVWSIFEDRAGEFWIGTYGDGLKKFDRKTERFTHYRHDPANPRSLSHKHVTPIYEDRSGVLWVGTDGGGLNRFDRAEETFKHYKHDANDSTSLSHDGIWSILQDHAGTLWIGTAGGGLNEFDAKSETFKHYKNDPHDSQSLSNNHVFCIHEDSRNAGILWLGTWGGGLNKFHTATGKFVNYTEKDGLPNDVIYGILEDDHGNLWLSTNKGIARFNLQTETFKNYNIHDGLQSYEFNGGAYHKSKSGEMFFGGINGCNAFYPGEIKDNAYIPPIVIAAVKKFDQIAKRDIAAADEIALSYKDKYLTFEFVALDYTNPEKNRYAYMMEGFDKTWIDAGNRRFVSYTNLDPGKYVFKVKGSNNDGVWNEAGVAVRIAIAPPPWKTWWAYALYVLFAASLLYGVRRYELNRLRLKNQLQLEHVAAEKLKELDHLKSKFFANISHEFRTPLTLILGPLENVAAKISDTAIKKQLAMAFEHGRRLLRLINQILDLSKLEAGGMELKASRNNLIPFLKGIVFVFESPAEARQITLDFRSSYTNLAVYYDIEKMEQVFYNLISNAIKFIPPGTDGKITVTVTQSQISLLKKLPPNVECVRISIKDTGIGIPADQQPHIFNRFYRAENLPRNSQPGTGIGLALAKEIVELHFGQIDMNSEEGRGTEFIVTLPLGKDHLAANQIVEDDEPGENRLSRRVPEKILSGVLPENDQAADTESERESEAQDVILIVEDNQEVRTFIRQYLEPDYAVAEAMNGRDGFEKAATAIPDLVICDVMMPELDGYELCHALKNDERTSHIPIILLTAMGGEENKLQGLQTGADDYLTKPFSSKELLARVENLIVQRRKLRERFSREIVLKPSEIAITSTDERFLNRVKEAVEKNLGDEEFSVEDLGREVGMSRVQLHRKLKALTNQSAGEFILSMRLQRAVDLLKQNAGTVAEIAYMIGFNTPNYFAKCFRKQFGCSPSEYKMNHSRETT from the coding sequence ATGTGGTTCAGGACTATTGTGATTGGCTTGGCAGCCGGCCTCGTTCTGTCGTGGCCAAGTAAACTTCTCGCGCAATGGGACAACCTCAAATTCGAGCGTATTTCCCTCGAACAGGGGCTTTCCCAAAACACCATTTATTGCCTTCTGCAGGATCGCAAAGGCTTCATGTGGTTTGGCACGCAGGACGGGCTGAACAAATTCGACGGCTATGATTTCAAGGTGTACAAACATGATCCGCAGAATCCCAATAGCTTGAGCAACAACGTCGTCCGGGCAATCCATGAATCCCGCGACGGAACACTTTGGATCGGCACCAACGGCGGCGGGCTTAACAAACTTGTCCTGGAGGGAACGAATCGCGCGGAAGAAACCTTCACGCTGTTCAAGCATGATCCGCAAAACCCCAACAGCTTGAGCGACAATTATGTCTTGGCGATTCATGAAGATTCCCGCGACCACGGCGGCGTGCTTTGGATCGGCACTCGATATGGAGGGCTAAACAAGCTCGAAGTGAAAACGGGAAGAGTTACACGTTACCAAAACGATCCCGGCAATGCCAACAGCCTGAGTGACAACTACATCATCTCGATCTCTGAAGATCAGGCCGGTACGCTTTGGATCGGCACATATGGCGGCGGCTTGAATAAATTTGATCGGGAAAAAGAAATTTGGGATCGCTATCAATTCGCCTCCATGAGTCCCGCTGATTTGGGCCACAATCAGATCAGAACGATTTATGAAGACCGCGCGGGCACCCTTTGGATCGGTACCGGCGGCGGACTCGACAAGCTTGTCCTGGAAGGATCGAGCCGGCAGAACGGTGCCATCACGCATTATCACCACAATCCGAATGACCCTGCCAGTTTGAGCGCGAATGCAGTCTGGTCGATCTGCGAAGATGAATCGGGCCGGCTTTGGATCGGCACCGGCATTGGACTCAATCAATTCGATCGCGTCACGGAGAAATTCCAGCGCTATCACCACGATCCTGATGATCCCAGCAGCCTGAGTGATAATTATGTCCGCGCGATTGGCGCCGACCGCTCCGGCATGCTTTGGATCGGCACCTGGAACGGCGGCCTCAACAAGCTCGATCACCGCAGAGGGATGTTCGCGCATTACCGCACCATTCCGAATGATCCCAACAGCCTGGGCCATAACAATGTCCGCGCGATTTACGCCGGCCGCGACAGCGTGCTCTGGATCGGAACGCGCGGCGGCGGGCTTGACAAATTTGACCGGAAGAAGAAAATTTTTACGCATTACGCGGAAGACCCCAAAGGCTTGAGCCATAATTATGTCTGGTCGATTTTTGAAGATCGCGCTGGCGAGTTTTGGATTGGCACCTATGGCGACGGACTGAAGAAATTCGATCGCAAAACAGAACGCTTTACGCATTACCGGCACGATCCGGCCAACCCCCGCAGTCTGAGTCACAAGCACGTCACGCCGATCTATGAGGACCGCAGCGGTGTGCTCTGGGTTGGAACCGACGGCGGTGGACTCAACCGGTTTGATCGCGCTGAAGAAACGTTCAAACATTATAAACATGATGCCAACGATTCCACCAGCTTGAGCCACGACGGCATCTGGTCGATCTTGCAAGACCACGCTGGCACATTATGGATCGGAACAGCCGGTGGTGGACTCAATGAGTTCGATGCAAAAAGCGAAACATTCAAACATTACAAAAATGATCCGCATGACTCGCAGAGCCTGAGCAATAATCACGTTTTCTGCATTCACGAAGATTCCCGCAACGCGGGGATACTTTGGCTCGGCACCTGGGGCGGCGGGCTGAACAAATTCCATACGGCCACCGGGAAATTTGTCAATTACACTGAAAAAGACGGGCTGCCCAATGACGTGATTTATGGAATTTTGGAAGATGATCACGGCAATCTTTGGCTCAGCACCAATAAAGGTATTGCGCGATTCAACCTCCAAACCGAAACGTTCAAGAACTACAACATCCATGATGGGCTGCAAAGCTATGAATTCAACGGCGGCGCTTATCACAAAAGTAAAAGCGGCGAAATGTTCTTTGGCGGCATCAACGGCTGCAATGCCTTCTATCCCGGTGAGATCAAAGACAACGCCTACATTCCTCCCATCGTGATTGCGGCGGTCAAGAAATTCGATCAAATCGCCAAGCGCGATATTGCGGCGGCGGATGAAATCGCGCTTTCCTACAAGGACAAGTATCTGACCTTCGAATTCGTCGCGCTCGATTACACCAATCCCGAGAAAAACCGGTATGCTTACATGATGGAAGGTTTTGACAAAACCTGGATCGACGCCGGCAACAGGCGCTTCGTGAGTTACACCAATCTCGATCCGGGAAAATATGTGTTCAAAGTCAAAGGCTCGAACAATGACGGCGTTTGGAACGAAGCGGGCGTTGCGGTAAGAATTGCGATTGCCCCGCCGCCGTGGAAAACCTGGTGGGCTTATGCGCTTTACGTTTTATTCGCGGCGAGTTTGTTGTATGGCGTTCGCCGCTACGAGTTGAATCGCCTGCGCCTGAAGAACCAGTTGCAGCTCGAACACGTGGCAGCGGAAAAGCTGAAAGAGCTGGATCATCTGAAATCCAAATTTTTTGCCAATATCTCCCACGAATTTCGCACGCCGCTGACGCTGATTCTCGGGCCGCTGGAAAATGTCGCCGCCAAGATTTCCGACACGGCGATCAAAAAACAACTCGCCATGGCCTTCGAGCATGGCCGGCGCTTGCTGCGGCTGATCAACCAGATTCTCGATCTTTCCAAACTCGAGGCCGGCGGCATGGAATTGAAAGCGAGCCGCAACAATCTGATTCCCTTTTTGAAGGGAATCGTTTTTGTTTTCGAATCGCCGGCTGAAGCGCGACAGATTACGCTGGATTTTCGCTCGAGCTACACGAATCTGGCGGTTTACTATGATATCGAGAAGATGGAACAGGTTTTCTATAACCTGATCTCGAACGCCATCAAATTCATTCCTCCGGGCACGGACGGAAAAATCACTGTGACCGTGACGCAGTCGCAGATATCGCTGCTCAAAAAGCTGCCGCCCAATGTGGAATGCGTGCGCATCAGCATCAAGGACACCGGCATTGGCATTCCGGCGGATCAGCAGCCGCACATTTTCAACCGCTTTTATCGCGCCGAGAATTTGCCGCGCAACTCGCAACCGGGCACTGGCATCGGCCTGGCGCTGGCCAAGGAGATTGTGGAATTGCATTTCGGGCAAATCGACATGAACAGCGAGGAGGGCCGGGGCACGGAATTCATTGTGACGCTGCCGCTGGGCAAGGACCATTTGGCGGCAAATCAAATCGTTGAAGATGATGAGCCTGGCGAGAACAGACTATCGCGGCGCGTGCCGGAGAAGATTCTTTCCGGTGTTTTGCCGGAGAACGACCAAGCTGCCGACACCGAGAGTGAGCGTGAAAGCGAAGCGCAAGACGTCATCTTGATCGTGGAAGACAACCAAGAGGTCCGGACTTTTATTCGGCAATACCTGGAGCCGGACTACGCCGTTGCCGAGGCCATGAATGGGCGCGATGGTTTTGAAAAGGCCGCGACCGCTATTCCCGATCTCGTTATCTGCGATGTCATGATGCCCGAGCTGGACGGCTACGAGTTGTGTCATGCTCTAAAGAACGACGAAAGAACCAGTCACATTCCGATTATTCTGTTGACGGCCATGGGCGGCGAGGAAAACAAGCTGCAAGGTTTGCAAACCGGCGCCGATGATTACTTGACCAAGCCGTTCAGCTCCAAAGAGCTGCTGGCGCGGGTGGAAAATCTCATCGTGCAGCGCCGCAAGCTGCGCGAACGGTTCAGCCGCGAAATTGTGCTCAAACCGAGCGAGATAGCCATTACTTCAACAGATGAACGTTTTCTCAATCGTGTAAAAGAAGCCGTGGAAAAAAATCTCGGCGACGAGGAGTTTTCCGTCGAAGATTTGGGGCGCGAAGTGGGGATGAGTCGCGTCCAGCTTCACCGCAAGCTTAAAGCGTTGACCAATCAATCCGCGGGCGAATTCATTCTCTCCATGCGCCTGCAGCGCGCGGTTGACTTGTTGAAACAAAACGCCGGCACCGTCGCCGAAATCGCTTACATGATTGGCTTCAACACGCCCAATTATTTTGCCAAATGTTTCCGCAAGCAGTTTGGTTGCTCACCGTCGGAGTACAAGATGAATCATTCGCGGGAAACCACATAA